A window of Thunnus thynnus chromosome 17, fThuThy2.1, whole genome shotgun sequence contains these coding sequences:
- the elfn1a gene encoding protein ELFN1: MTLREAPMACSLGMVMSALFWSVAIVYLTHIDRVNGDCWLIEGEKGFVWLAICSQNQPPYEAIPQHINSTIVDLRLNENKIKSIHYSALSRFANLTYLNLTKNEISYVEDGAFSAQFNLQVLQMGFNKLRNLTEGILRGLGKLQYLYLQANLIETVTPNAFWECPNIENIDLSMNRIQQLDGSTFTSLTKLTTCELYTNPFNCSCELLGFVKWLSVFPNRTNERMVCDSPPGVSGYSLLSQIPNKPTYRNALHLLTTVCTDDYVTPFFPVPIEPTTPPPDMTLCGLEDCPSGTEPEDITISTTYNDVEANPVMKLKQVTNTGATITVQIPHPYKKMYILVLYNNSFFTDIQNLKDIKEDIELKNLKPHTNYTYCVASIRNSLRHNHTCLTIPTGPRNGKGRVVNNATATHYIMTILGCLFSMVIFLGVVYYCLRRKRQQDEKHKKAGSLKKNIMELKYGQELEGGTISRMSQKQLLAGDSMARMPYLPSASEMEQYKFHDISDTPKMMKGNYMDVRSVDHHERRECDMGMAGNSQGSVAEISTIAKEVDKVNQIINNCIDALKSESTSFQGVKSGAVSTAEPQLVLLSEHPQSKSALLSPVYKDSYHHSLQRHRTSDVSPKRPSTATGGPMRSPRPYRSESKYIEKTTPTGETILTVTPAAAILRAEAEKIRQYSDHRHSYPDAQIEELEGPDSHKSSMLEPLTHSRSRDLAYSQLSSQYHNLSYSSSPEYYCKPSHSIWERFKLHRKRHKDEEYMAAGHALRKKVQFAKDEDLHDILDYWKGVSAQHKS; this comes from the coding sequence ATGACTCTCAGAGAAGCACCAATGGCCTGCAGCTTAGGCATGGTGATGAGTGCCTTGTTTTGGTCTGTAGCCATTGTGTATTTGACTCATATTGACAGAGTCAATGGAGACTGCTGGCTTATTGAGGGTGAAAAGGGCTTTGTATGGCTTGCAATTTGTAGCCAAAACCAACCACCTTATGAGGCCATCCCACAGCATATCAACAGCACCATTGTGGACCTTCgtctgaatgaaaacaaaatcaaaagtaTCCATTATTCTGCCCTTAGTCGCTTTGCCAACTTGACCTACCTGAACCTGACTAAGAATGAAATCTCCTACGTAGAGGATGGGGCCTTTTCTGCTCAGTTTAACTTACAAGTCCTTCAAATGGGCTTCAACAAGTTGCGGAACCTGACAGAGGGGATCCTCAGGGGTTTAGGAAAGCTGCAGTACCTCTACCTCCAGGCAAACCTGATTGAGACTGTGACACCCAATGCCTTTTGGGAATGCCCCAACATTGAGAACATTGACCTCTCCATGAACCGTATCCAGCAGTTAGATGGATCCACATTTACCAGTTTGACTAAACTTACCACCTGTGAGCTGTACACAAATCCTTTCAACTGCTCCTGTGAATTACTTGGTTTTGTCAAATGGCTCTCAGTTTTCCCTAACAGGACAAATGAGCGGATGGTTTGCGACTCCCCACCTGGCGTCTCTGGTTATAGTTTATTGAGCCAGATTCCGAACAAGCCAACATATCGAAATGCTCTCCACCTGCTCACCACTGTGTGTACTGATGACTATGTGACACCATTTTTTCCTGTGCCCATTGAGCCAACGACACCTCCTCCGGACATGACACTTTGTGGGCTAGAAGATTGTCCTTCAGGCACAGAACCAGAAGACATTACCATCAGTACAACCTACAATGATGTGGAAGCAAACCCTGTGATGAAACTGAAGCAAGTAACGAATACAGGCGCCACCATCACGGTTCAGATTCCTCATCCCTACAAGAAGATGTACATCCTGGTTCTGTACAACAACAGTTTTTTCACAGATATCCAAAACCTGAAAGATATAAAGGAGGATATTGAACTGAAAAACCTTAAACCCCACACTAACTATACATACTGTGTTGCTTCAATTCGTAATTCTCTTAGACACAACCACACTTGTCTGACAATCCCTACTGGCCCTAGGAATGGAAAGGGTAGAGTCGTAAACAATGCAACAGCTACTCACTACATTATGACAATTTTAGGCTGCCTCTTTAGCATGGTCATCTTTCTTGGGGTGGTCTACTACTGCTTAAGAAGAAAGCGTCAGCAAgatgaaaagcacaaaaaagcaGGAAGCTTGAAGAAGAATATTATGGAACTCAAATATGGACAAGAACTGGAAGGAGGGACTATTTCTCGAATGTCACAGAAGCAGTTGTTGGCCGGGGACAGCATGGCACGTATGCCATACTTACCATCTGCAAGTGAAATGGAGCAGTACAAATTTCATGATATAAGTGATACTCCTAAAATGATGAAGGGGAATTACATGGATGTGCGAAGTGTGGACCACCATGAACGCAGGGAGTGTGACATGGGAATGGCTGGGAATAGCCAGGGGTCAGTGGCAGAGATTTCCACCATTGCAAAAGAGGTGGATAAAGTCAATCAGATAATTAACAACTGTATAGATGCTCTGAAGTCAGAATCCACGTCATTTCAAGGGGTGAAATCTGGAGCAGTGTCCACCGCAGAGCCCCAGCTCGTATTATTATCAGAGCACCCACAGAGTAAATCTGCCCTTCTGTCCCCGGTGTATAAGGACAGCTACCATCATTCTCTGCAGAGGCATCGGACCTCCGATGTCTCGCCAAAGAGGCCCAGCACTGCCACAGGAGGGCCCATGCGAAGCCCCAGGCCTTATCGCTCTGAATCCAAGTACATAGAGAAAACCACCCCAACAGGAGAGACCATCCTCACTGTAACACCTGCTGCCGCTATCCTGAGGGCTGAGGCAGAGAAGATCCGTCAGTACAGCGACCACCGACACTCGTATCCTGATGCTCAGATAGAGGAGCTTGAAGGACCTGACAGCCACAAGTCCTCCATGTTGGAGCCTCTTACTCACTCCCGCTCCAGAGACTTAGCATATTCTCAACTCTCATCTCAGTATCACAATCTAAGCTACTCCTCAAGTCCCGAATACTACTGCAAACCTTCACACAGCATCTGGGAGCGATTCAAGCTCCATCGGAAAAGGCACAAAGATGAGGAATACATGGCCGCGGGCCATGCGCTGCGTAAGAAAGTCCAGTTTGCAAAGGATGAGGACCTGCATGATATTTTAGACTACTGGAAAGGTGTATCAGCCCAACATAAATCATAA